TTTAATTCAGCTGGGAAGAAGCCGCCACCGCTAGCATCGCCGAAGTATCCAGTGAGAGGCGACTTTGTGACAACGGTGTACCTTGATGCGGTAGGTGCTACGGTACCAGACAAAGGTCCTTGTGTGAAGATTAATCTGTTATCTGGATCTAGGGGTGCGACCCAAGCCGGCACTTCATCGTATAGTAGTCTTGCACCCAATCCTACTCCTCCCACATACTCTCTACACCATTCAGCAGGCAGATCTTTCTCTAGAATCTTACTTGACGACAGATTGACCCACAGGATCTTACCCATAAACCCACCTAACTTTGCAGCCAAGAACTATACCCACAATATAAACTAAAAATACGTTAGATATATTTCTTACGCTAATAACGCCCTGCCTAACTCTTACATAAGGAGCATATGGGATAAGCGGAGAACAAAGAAAGATACCCTAGTAAAGTAACAGGCTACCATCGCGCAGCTTAATTCATTCCTTACTTGGGGATTCGAGAAGAGTTGGTATCTTATGCTCGATACCCATATATAGCTTGGGAGAAGTTATTTTAGCCAACTTTGATTAGATGTTAGGTGGTAGAGGATGGGTATTCTTTGCGTAGCATCCCAGACGCCGCTAATCCAGCTCATAAACACTAACGTGGTTGGAGGCGCAGGAGTTACTGACTTCTCTACTCTTACTGAAGGTGTGGATTATAGATTCAGCCCAGGCGGCGTCAGCAGGATGCTCTACCCGCTGTTGAAGCGGATGATGCAGAGTGGTATAATAGAGGGGGTTGAGTGGATCTCTTTAAATCCCAATGCTCCACCTAAAGCATCGCTTAAAGGCATCAATCTCAGCCACGTCACCTTACCTCAAGCAAAGATTAAAGGCTATGGCGCAGTGAAAGAGGGGATTTGGCGTCTATTTCACGGTCTGTGGAAACCAGAAGTCCCTGAATTTTGGTGTGACGAGTACATCGACTACATGTTCTTGAATCGTAAGTTCAGTGAGTTGGCTTACGCTCTCCATCGTCAACTTGATTTTGATGGCTTCTACATACACGACTTTCAGCTCTTGCCGATGGGGTCTATGCTCCCCACGGCCGAGCCGAAGATATTTAGGTGGCATATACCATTCAGAACGCATGATCTACCTAGGAGCTGGCAGCTAGCCCTACTAAAGTACTTGAGTTACTACGATGTGGTGATCGTGAGCAGCCGAACCTACCTTGATGAGTTAAGAAGATTGGGGTATGAAGGTGACGCTTTTCACATATACCCCTACATAGACCCTTCACAGTACACGCAGCCAACTGCGCAACAGATCCAAGAACTGCGTGATCGTCTTGGTATAAATGAGAAGGATAAAGTCTTGCTGACAGTGGCCAGATTAGATCCTATGAAGGCGCAGGATAAAGTGATTATAGCCCTTAAGAGAGTCGTCTCCAAACTCCCTAACACAAAGCTTGTGTTAGTAGGCGATGGTAGCTTTTCAAGCTCCAAACTAGGGTTATCAAAGGGTGAAAAATGGTTACAACACCTCAAAGAGTGCGCAGAAAACAAGGGGTTAAAGGGAAATGTGGTCTTCGTTGGCTATCTCCCAGAGAAGGACTTAGGGACTGCGTATGCGATGTGTGACGCCTTTATACTACCATCGGTTAGAGAGGGCTTCGGACTCGTGGTAGTTGAAGCTTGGTTGTATAAGAAGCCAGTTATAGTCAGCTCTTACGCAGGTGTTGCTGATCTGATAGAGGACGGTGTAAATGGGCTCTTATTTGATCCTAGGAACACCAATCAGTTAGCCTCTAAAATCATTAGGGTCTTGAGCGATGAAGATCTTGCTGAGAAGCTGGGTAAAGAGGGATTCAAGACATCCACACTCTGCCACTTAGATGAGGGTATAAAGAAGGAAGCTGAAGTCCTCTCAAAATACTTAGGCGGTGTCAGATATGCTACCGTTTGAGAGCATCTACCCAATAATCTACGTAGCCATAACTCTTGCTCTAACATATATTGCAACCAAGATTGTAACCCTCTTTATTCGAGGGATCTTCAGGTCTGGGATCCCCATAATAGCGGTCCACGTTGAGAAGGTAGTGATCGTGGCGATCTGGGTCATAGGCGTGTTGATCGCGGTTCAAACAGTTGGTGTAAGAATAGATCTTATCCTTCTACTATTTGCACTAGTAGGCTTCGCGGCGATCCTAGCATTCAGAGATGTGCTGCAGAACATGGCAGCCAAATACTTCAGCGAGCTTTACGTTCCATTTAAGCTAGGTGATGAGATCACCGTACTCAACTACACTGGTAAAGTGATTGGGGTCAACCCTACTTGCACGATCCTACTGACCAAAGAAGGGAATATAATCAGCATCCCGAACCAGATGTTTATGAAGGAGCCGATCGTTAACTCAACGCAAGCAGCTTGGAAAGAGATAATCGTACCAATAGTTGTGCCAGCCAGCATCGACTTGGCTGAATTTGAAGAAAACGTGTTTAAGGCTTGCAATAAGCTGAAGATGTATTGGGATGAAAACTTCCCCCCTCTTCTAACAACAAAGAGGCGTGATGAGAAAGAGATACATCTAGAGCTTAGGCTTATGGTAAACGCGCCGGAGAAGAAAGAAACAGCTGCCGCCGAGATAAACAGAAGGATACTTGAGATTCAGCAGAAGTTCAGAAGTAAAGCTCGGCAGACACCCTAACCAACAACTCGGATAACCTTGGCGCCCAAGCATCTTTGGGAGGAGTGGAATAAAATCATAAGTACCATAAAGTCGAGCCCCTCTCTATTCATACTCCTAGACTACGATGGCACACTCACACCTATAGTGGAGAGACCAGAAGACGCATATCTATCTCCTGAAACAAGAAACCTTCTAAAAACCTTAGCCGATAAACAAGGATACAAGGTTGCTATAGTCTCAGGTAGGACCTTAGAGGATGTTAAGAAGCGGGTAGGCTTGGAAGACCTATATTATGCAGGGAACCACGGTTTAGAGTTGAGTGGACCTGATGTAGAGTTTGTGCACCCAAGAGCTAAAAGGCTGGCTGGAAGCGTTTCAAAAGTCTATGAAGAGCTGAAGGGAGAGTTAGGTGGGTTTGAAGGAGTTATCGTTGAGGATAAGATCTTCACGGTAAGCGTACACTACAGAGCCGCCCCAGAAGAGAAGGTAGATTTGGTTAAGCAGAAGGTGCTTGAAGTGATAAGAGGTTGGCAGCGCCTACAACTTAACTGCGGAAAGAAGGTGCTTGAAGTTAGGCCTAAGTTGGATTGGAATAAAGGAAGAGCTGCGCAGCTTCTCATCGAGAGAGTAGCACCTGAGAGCCTACCAATATACGCTGGGGACGACACATCAGACGAAGATGCCTTTCTAAAGCTCAGCAGAGGTGTGACAATCTTGGTGGCGAACACACCGATCCAAACAAGCGCAAAGTACTATCTTAGAAGCCCCGATGAGGTCAAAGAGCTTCTTAAGCAGCTAGCAGTACTGTAAATTCTTAATAGAGAGAGGCGCAGTAAATAGTTAGATGATGGTACGGAGTATCATAAAAGGGCATCAGATACTTTATGAATGCGAAGAATGCCACCTACTATATCGAGAAAAGACTTGGGCTGAAAGATGCGAAGAATTCTGCACCAAACACCACGCTTGCTCACTAGAGATCACCAAACACGCAGTCCGACTCGACGATTAAACGAGAAACACAACCAACACCAAACCGCTAATATTAAAAGCATAAAGATGAATAGCCAGCTCTGAGCTCCGGTCGTCTAGTCCGGTCAAGGATCGCGGCCTCTCGAGCCGCAAACGCGGGTTCAAATCCCGCCCGGAGCATCTACCATCCTAACCTCATACTAGCGGTTTAAAGAAGTGTGGCGGAAATTGAACCCATCCTAATCCTTATATATCTACGACAATGTCGTAAACCATGCATGGTGCACAGAGGTGTGTCAGGGTTTTCACAGGGGCAAGAGGAGTTTCTTGAGTTAGTGTATAGGTTGACCGCTTCGGGTGGTGTGGCTAGGACTAGCGATCTTGCTGAAGGGTTAAGGACTACTTTAGGTACGGTTACTAATCTTGTTGAGAGGCTTGAGCGTAAGGGGCTTGTGGTCCACCAACCCTATCGTGGAATCACTTTGACCTCGAAGGGTAAGCGTATCGCTGCTGAGATCGTTAAGAGGCATAGATTGGTAGAGCGCTTCTTGATCGATTTCTTGATGATTCCTTCTGAGCGTGCGCACAAATATGCTTGTAAGATGGAACATTCTTTAGATAAAGAAGTTGTAGATGCGTTGGCCAGCCTACTATCAACTACCTAAACCGTAGGGTGAGCGCTATGCCTAGTGGTGGCGAGCTTGTAGAGTTGCTTGAAATCGTGGCTTCACTGGATCGCGAAAGGAGGGGTGCTTCTTTGAGCGAAATCGCTAGCAGATTGGGCTTGTCCGCCGATAAGACGCTGGAAAAGCTAAAGGATTGCGTGGAGCTTGGATTCATCGAGCAGCATAACTCTCTCTTTACAGTCACCCAAAAGGGTGTTAAGGAGATCCTTGCACATAGGGCTGAGTACCTTCACGATCACCTCGTGCATAGGGGTGGAGGTAGATTATCGAGGCTGCTTGAGCGGTTGACAAGAGGGGCGAAAGAAGAGGTTACTCAGCACCTCTCCACCAGACACGGCTTAGATAAAGAGACTTCAGACGCCCTTCGCCAAAGCCTTCTAGAGTTTAAAGGTCAAGTTGAAGAAGTTGTGCCTTTAACTGAGTTGAAGCGTGGTGAAGTCGGGGAGGTTGCGTTTGTAGTCGCTGGTAGAGGGTTACTCGCTAGGCTTGCGGCTATGGGCATCGTCCCAAAGGTGAAGGTTACCGTTGTCAGAGTAGCACCCCTACATGGACCGATAGAGGTTTCTTTGAGAGGTGTCTCGATAATACTAGGTTATGGTGTTGCTTCAAAGATCTATGTGAGGCGCGGCTCAAGTGCTTAACACTAAAGCAGAGGCAAAGCGCATAACAATCGCGTTAGCTGGGAACGCTAATGTAGGGAAGTCTGCAATATTCAATCAGCTCACAGGGTTAAATCAGACCGTTGCCAACTGGCCCGGTAAGACGGTTGAGAGGGCTGAAGGTACACTACGTTTTCAAGATTACACCATTAAAGTCGTTGATCTACCAGGCATCTACTCTCTCTCAACTTATTCGATGGAGGAGTTGGTTACTAGGGAGTATCTGGTAGAGGAGACGCCTGATGTAGTCGTCAATGTTGTGGATGCTTCAGCCCTTGAGCGTAACCTATACTTGACGCTTCAGCTCCTTGAGTTTGAAGCTCCTCTGGTCATAGCGTTAAATCAAGTCGACTTTGCCGCTAAAAAAGGTGTTAGAATCGATGTTGAGAAGCTATCTGAGCTGCTTGGAGTTCCAGTTATTCCTACGATAGCTGTTACCGGCTCTGGGATAAGTGAAGTACTCGAAGCTTGTGTCGGTGTGGTTAAATCTGGTCGGAGGAGGGCGCAGAGTAGGTTAAAGTACGGTAAAGAGGTTGAAGAGTATGTGGGCAAGCTCTCTGAGGTTCTTAAAGAGAGAGCTCCTACTCTAGTATCAAAGTATTCTGCAAGATGGCTGGCTATAAAGCTCTTAGAGAAAGATCCCCAAGTAGTTGAGTTGGTGAAGCGTGAGGGGTTTGGGCAACAGATCCTAGCTTTGGCTGAAGCGATTATAGAGCATTTAGAGAAGATGCATGGTGAGAACTCTATCCTCGTAATCGCGTCGGAGCGGTATAGTGTGGCGAGTAGAGTAGCGGGTGAAGTTGTCAAGATCGCTACGCCACCAAAGCTTTCCGTTGAGGAGAAGCTGAGCGATCTTACTGCAAGAGGCATATTAGGATACCTCATATTGGTTACGCTCTTCATAAGCATCTTCGCAACCATATTCTATGTGGGTGGCTTCTTTGTTGCACTTTTAGAGGGCTTCTTCACCGATCTGTTGCTTCCGGCTGTAGAAGGGCTTCTAACCGCCACCCCTCCTCTTCTAGCAGCATTTATTGTGGATGGTGTGTTGGGTGGTGTAGTTGCGGGTTTGACTGTTGTTCTACCTTATATCGTCCCCTTCTATCTGATTCTGGCTGTGCTGCAAGACAGCGGGTATCTGCCCAGAGCGGCTTTTCTTATGGATAACTTTATGCATAAGATCGGGTTACACGGCAAAGCGTTCATACCCCTCCTCCTAGGTTACGGGTGTAGTGTACCGGCTTGCATAAGCTGTAGGATAATGGAGAGCGATAGGGAGCGCTTTTTAGCGGCCTTCGTTACCGTGCTGATACCCTGTGCAGCGAGGACAGTAATCATCTTGGGTTTGGTGGGCAGATACCTTGGGCTACCCGCTGCCATAGCCATCTACCTCTTCAACCTTATACTCGTCTTCCTCCTAGGCAGATTAGCATACCGAACCTTCCCAGGCGAACCAGTTGGGCTTGTGATGGAGATGCCTCCATACAGGAAGCCACTTGCAAGAGCTGTTCTGATGCAGACTTGGTCAAAGACCAAAGACTTCATACAAATAGCGTTCCCAATCATTGTAGGAGGGTCGATGGCATTGCAGCTGTTGAATATATCTGGTCTGCTTCAGCGAGCCAGCAACCTCCTAGAGCCTCTAATCAGTTGGTGGTTGGGTCTGCCAGCTGTGAGCAGCATACCTCTTGTATTCGGGGTTCTCCGTAAGGAGCTCGCTCTTATACTCTTGGGTGATGCTCTTGGCACCTTCGATTTCTCTTTGGTTCTTTCACCGGTGCAGATGGTGGTATTTACCCTTGTAAGTATGCTCTATATACCCTGTGTGTCCACAGTCGCTGCTTTGCTTCACGAGTTCGGCCTAAGGAGAACCTTATTCATTGTTGTAGTAGATATCACATTAGCCCTTCTAGTCGGGGGGATAGCATATAGGATACTGATGCTTGTGATGTGAGATAGACTAAAATCCAAGTACTGCTTCTTTAAGGTAGGGTTGAGTAGAAAAGAGGACATAAGTTTTCAAGAAGCCTACAAGCTAACAATAGAGTACGTTAAGCCGTTGGGTAGAGAACTGATCCCTCTAACTAAACTTGTCGGGCGTGTTTCCGCTGAAGATATCTACTCTAAGGTGAACACGCCTACGGCAGACGTCTCACTTAAAGACGGTTTTGCTGTCAAATCAAAAGATGTTTCAGACGCAAGCTCAACAAACCCAAAGCGGCTGCGTATCATAGGCTCACTAGCTGCAGGGGAACATAAAGACCTCGAGTTGACCGACGGATGTGCAGTTAAGGTAACTTCTGGAGCCCTTTTACCAAAGGGCGCAGAAGCGGTCGTCTCCATCGAGTTTACAGCTGAGCGGGAGGGGTACGTTGAAGTGTATGCCGATGCTGAGCTTGGGCGTAACGTGCTGAGGAAGGGTTCAGACCTAGAGGCTGGCTCAAAGATCTTGTGCAAAGGGGAGCTACTTTACCCCTCTGCGATCAGCCTACTCGCTGCTGGCGGATATGACTCACTCTGGGTCTATAAGAAGCCATCGGTTGAGATAATCGCTACCGGGAGTGAAGTAGTCGCTCCAGGGAGAAAAGTTGGTGTCGGTAAGGTCGCCGCTACCAACCTCTTGAACATCTACTGCTGGCTTGCGTCTCTTGGACTGAAGTTGAGGAGCCGAGTCGTTAAAGATGATGTTGATGTGATCAGAGCAGCCCTCAGCAAAGCCTTACATCGAGCAGACGTGGTCTTAACGAGCGGAGGCGCTTGGAAGAGCGAGAAGGATGTAGTTGTGAAGGTGCTTGATGATCTAGGTTGGCAGATGATCTACCATAGGGTGAAGATCGGGCCTGGCAAAGCAATAGCCTTCGGACTCTTCGGCTCAAAAGTTGTCTTCTGCCTACCCGGAGGACCACCGTCGAACGAAATCGCCTTCCTCCAACTCGTTCTACCAGCCATCTTTAAGCTTTGTGGCCTAAGGAGGTCGCTGATCCCAATAGTTAAGGCGCGTTTGGCTGAAGAGGTTAGGGGGCAGAAAGATTGGACACAGTTCATCTACGCTCACCTCAGCTATAGTGGTGATGAGTTGGTAGTTAAACCCATAGCGCTTAAGCATAGGCTTCAAGATATGGCTGAAGCGAACTCTGTGTTTATGATTCCCGAAGGGGTTGAGGTTATAGAAGCTGGTAGCATCGTTGATGCACAGCTCCTTAGGCCTCAGACACTAGCCCCCCTTCTTTAGGTTGTGTAGTGGTTCAAAATGCTCTCTTAATTGTTGCTTCGTCCTCACATTTTGGTGCGCATGAGGCTTGACGAGATGATATGAAACAGCTGCCCTGAAGCTGTTTTCTGCTCCCTCTAAAGCTTTAAATCCCAAGTACAATCGATGTTTATGAGAAGCGCGAATGCAAGCAAGTTTCACGATACCCACCCCGCAGTCAGTAGTTATATTCACAGTCATCATAGCCATCATCCTCATAGCGGTTCTAATATTATTGGTTCTACCCGTATGCTTGCTGAAAATAGAGGTTTCCAGCGAAGAAGTAGTGGTTAAGGCCCCTCCGATGTACAGCTTCTCCGCTAAGCGAGGGGATGTAGAGGAGGTCTACGTCGCAGACCTGAATTCGAGGAGCGACCTTAAGCCGAGTCTGAGAACGTGGGGGCACGGGCTGCCAGGCTACAGTTTAGGCTGGTTCAAGTTGAAGAATGGTGCAAAAGCGTTCCTCGCAGTCTCTAGCAACGTAGCCGTTGTCTTCAAGCTCAGAGGTGGCGAATACCTCTTGGTAACACCCACTAACATAGATGGCTTCATTACAACACTGCAAGGGCTTGGATGGAGTATTGTTACAAGGTAATTCTGCGGGACATTATTCAACTCCTCTTCTGCAGTAAATTTACTTGCAGCTTCTAGATCAGCTGAACGACTTATCATTTACTCCTTAGGTAGGTGTAGAAGAAGGTTAACTATGCCTAAGACGATGTAGAGTGCTTCCTCGGTTCTGACTGTTGCTGTGCCTTGCTCCGGCACAAAGTTTAGGGTTATGTTTGCCACGTTTTCAAGCGAAGTTCCTTCTTCTTGGAGGATCTCTTGGAGGCCGCTTCTTGGTGAGCCGAATAGTATCAAGCACCGCTCATTTGAGTGCAAGAGGGTATGTAGTTTCTTCCAGTTCTCTTCTATTGGTTGGCCTTCTTTCGCTGTTGCTATTACCAGAACTGGCTTTAGGCTTTTGACGAGTTTGCTGAGTTCTTCGGTCTGCTTTACCGCGAAACCCCAGTACCCTTTTACAGCACTTCTATCAACTAATCTGCAGGTCAACTCTGGTTCAACGTCTTCTATCTTAACGAGCACTCTACCCAAGTTGGCTTCAGCATCCAAAAGGCGTGCTGGCTTAGCTAGCCCAACGTCAACATAATATGCGCCCGCACGTCTATAGCAGTACCCCTCTCTTACGTCCCCCTCCTTAACTTCACTTAGATCTGTTTTGACTTGGTGGCTTGGTGTGCGTAGGGGTGGGAGCACCCCTGCATACGCCAGCTCAGGCATCTTGGGGAAGAGGTGTCTTCTAAGGTACTGTGGTGTCTCAATATATTGGAGAAGGATGCTGAGCAGCCTTTGGTCTTTCCTAGCCTTCTCTTTCTGATCGTGGTAGATGTATATCCTCGTCACTCTATGTATGGCGCAAGCTCTTGCGATGTAGCCTGCTTTTTCAGTCTTCTCCCTCAGATCAACACACTCTATTAGAGTTGAATCAGGTATCGCTACCCAGAGCTCGGTGCTCATCAACCTACTTTGCTGCAGCTAAGCCTATAAATAGGGTGGTTGGATCGCTATATCTGGTATGAGCGCAGAAGAAACCCCCCTTGAGGATAAGGATCTTGAGTTGATTAGGGCTAGGAAGATGCTTGAGCTTCGGAAGAAGCTGCTTAAGCAGAGCGAAGAGGAGAAGAAGGCTGATCCAAGGCGCATACTGATATCTAGGCTTATAGATAGGGGGTTAGATGTGCTCGAAGCTGCTGAGAGAGCCTACCCAGAGGAGACCAAAATCGTCGTTAAGAGACTGGCTGAGCTTATAGAGCAAGGCTACATCCAAGGCTACATTAGAGGGGGTGAGCTTCTTTCGCTCTTTAGGGCTTTAGGTCTACACATCTCCGTTGAAACCACGATCTCCGTGTTAGAAGACGGGCGGCTTATCCCCCTTGCTGAGAAGTTTAGGCGGAAAGACTAACCCTTAACCACACCCAGAGGTACAAGCCTTGCTACTTTAGTTGCGATCCCGACGGCGTGCGAGACCTCGGCTACTTCATCTACATTCTTGTATGCAGCCGGAGCCTCCTCAGCTACTCCCCTCCAACTCGCTGCCTCTATCAACACGCCTTTGGATTCAAGCTCCCGCCTTATCTTCTCTGCTGTGTAAGCTTTGACTGCGGCGGCTCTCGAGAGCATTCGGCCTGCACCGTGCGCGGTTGAGCCGAAGCTCAGCTCCATAGCCTTCTCAGTGCCTTTAAGCACCCAAGATGAGGTGCCCATTGAGCCGGGTATAAGCACAGGCTGCCCTACGTCTCTGTATTGTTGTGGTATTGCGTCGCTTCCGGCCGGGAAGGCTCTAGTCGCACCCTTCCTATGCACAACAACCTTCTTCATCGAGCCGTCTATGTTGTGGTACTCGTATTTTGCGATATTGTGGGCAACATCATAGACGAGTCTCATGCCTAAGTCCTCCTCACTTATCTTGAAGACCTTCCTAAAAGCTTCCCTAACCCAGTGTGTGATCATCTGCCTATTTGACCAAGCGAAGTTTAGAGCAGCAGCCATAGCCTTCATATAATTTTCAGCCTCTTTCGAATACATCGGTGCGCAAGCCAGCTCTCTATCTGGGAGGTCTATACCATACTTCTTTGATGCAGCCTCGATTATCTTAAGGTAGTCACTGCAGACTTGATGCCCGAGTCCTCTCGAGCCTGTGTGGACCAAAACCATGATCTGGTTCTCTTGTGTTATGCCGTATTTCGCCGCAGCTTCTTTGTCAAAGATCTTATCCACCTTCTGAACCTCGAGGAAGTGGTTTCCAGAACCTAGGCTACCTAGTTGTGGTGCACCTCTGCTTTTTGCTATGTTTGAAACAGCAGCTGGGTCTGCGCCTTTCATAACCCCTTGCTCTTCGCACATTTCTCTATCTTGGTCCCAGCCGTAGCCTTTTGATATAGCCCACTTCACACCCTCGGTCAAAACAAGATCCAACTCACTTGAGGTGAGCTTTATTATGGCTTGACTTCCGAGCCCCGATGGCACCATTCTATAGATCGTTTGGAGGAGTTCTTTAAGACGAGGTCGAACGTCATCCACGGTGAGGTTTGTTCTGATGAGCCTAACACCGCAGTTTATGTCGTACCCCACTCCGCCCGGCGATACTACACCCTTTTCAGCGTCGCTCGCAGCAACCCCTCCGATAGGGAAGCCGTAGCCTTCGTGCCCATCCGGTAGTACTACAACGTGCTTGTATAGGTAGGGTAGGTGCGTTACGTTAACCGCTTGATCTATTGTTCTATCGGTCAGCA
The Nitrososphaerota archaeon genome window above contains:
- a CDS encoding glycosyltransferase family 4 protein, which encodes MGILCVASQTPLIQLINTNVVGGAGVTDFSTLTEGVDYRFSPGGVSRMLYPLLKRMMQSGIIEGVEWISLNPNAPPKASLKGINLSHVTLPQAKIKGYGAVKEGIWRLFHGLWKPEVPEFWCDEYIDYMFLNRKFSELAYALHRQLDFDGFYIHDFQLLPMGSMLPTAEPKIFRWHIPFRTHDLPRSWQLALLKYLSYYDVVIVSSRTYLDELRRLGYEGDAFHIYPYIDPSQYTQPTAQQIQELRDRLGINEKDKVLLTVARLDPMKAQDKVIIALKRVVSKLPNTKLVLVGDGSFSSSKLGLSKGEKWLQHLKECAENKGLKGNVVFVGYLPEKDLGTAYAMCDAFILPSVREGFGLVVVEAWLYKKPVIVSSYAGVADLIEDGVNGLLFDPRNTNQLASKIIRVLSDEDLAEKLGKEGFKTSTLCHLDEGIKKEAEVLSKYLGGVRYATV
- a CDS encoding mechanosensitive ion channel family protein; protein product: MLPFESIYPIIYVAITLALTYIATKIVTLFIRGIFRSGIPIIAVHVEKVVIVAIWVIGVLIAVQTVGVRIDLILLLFALVGFAAILAFRDVLQNMAAKYFSELYVPFKLGDEITVLNYTGKVIGVNPTCTILLTKEGNIISIPNQMFMKEPIVNSTQAAWKEIIVPIVVPASIDLAEFEENVFKACNKLKMYWDENFPPLLTTKRRDEKEIHLELRLMVNAPEKKETAAAEINRRILEIQQKFRSKARQTP
- the otsB gene encoding trehalose-phosphatase, whose product is MAPKHLWEEWNKIISTIKSSPSLFILLDYDGTLTPIVERPEDAYLSPETRNLLKTLADKQGYKVAIVSGRTLEDVKKRVGLEDLYYAGNHGLELSGPDVEFVHPRAKRLAGSVSKVYEELKGELGGFEGVIVEDKIFTVSVHYRAAPEEKVDLVKQKVLEVIRGWQRLQLNCGKKVLEVRPKLDWNKGRAAQLLIERVAPESLPIYAGDDTSDEDAFLKLSRGVTILVANTPIQTSAKYYLRSPDEVKELLKQLAVL
- a CDS encoding metal-dependent transcriptional regulator; its protein translation is MVHRGVSGFSQGQEEFLELVYRLTASGGVARTSDLAEGLRTTLGTVTNLVERLERKGLVVHQPYRGITLTSKGKRIAAEIVKRHRLVERFLIDFLMIPSERAHKYACKMEHSLDKEVVDALASLLSTT
- the feoB gene encoding ferrous iron transport protein B, translating into MLNTKAEAKRITIALAGNANVGKSAIFNQLTGLNQTVANWPGKTVERAEGTLRFQDYTIKVVDLPGIYSLSTYSMEELVTREYLVEETPDVVVNVVDASALERNLYLTLQLLEFEAPLVIALNQVDFAAKKGVRIDVEKLSELLGVPVIPTIAVTGSGISEVLEACVGVVKSGRRRAQSRLKYGKEVEEYVGKLSEVLKERAPTLVSKYSARWLAIKLLEKDPQVVELVKREGFGQQILALAEAIIEHLEKMHGENSILVIASERYSVASRVAGEVVKIATPPKLSVEEKLSDLTARGILGYLILVTLFISIFATIFYVGGFFVALLEGFFTDLLLPAVEGLLTATPPLLAAFIVDGVLGGVVAGLTVVLPYIVPFYLILAVLQDSGYLPRAAFLMDNFMHKIGLHGKAFIPLLLGYGCSVPACISCRIMESDRERFLAAFVTVLIPCAARTVIILGLVGRYLGLPAAIAIYLFNLILVFLLGRLAYRTFPGEPVGLVMEMPPYRKPLARAVLMQTWSKTKDFIQIAFPIIVGGSMALQLLNISGLLQRASNLLEPLISWWLGLPAVSSIPLVFGVLRKELALILLGDALGTFDFSLVLSPVQMVVFTLVSMLYIPCVSTVAALLHEFGLRRTLFIVVVDITLALLVGGIAYRILMLVM
- a CDS encoding molybdopterin molybdotransferase MoeA, with the protein product MSRKEDISFQEAYKLTIEYVKPLGRELIPLTKLVGRVSAEDIYSKVNTPTADVSLKDGFAVKSKDVSDASSTNPKRLRIIGSLAAGEHKDLELTDGCAVKVTSGALLPKGAEAVVSIEFTAEREGYVEVYADAELGRNVLRKGSDLEAGSKILCKGELLYPSAISLLAAGGYDSLWVYKKPSVEIIATGSEVVAPGRKVGVGKVAATNLLNIYCWLASLGLKLRSRVVKDDVDVIRAALSKALHRADVVLTSGGAWKSEKDVVVKVLDDLGWQMIYHRVKIGPGKAIAFGLFGSKVVFCLPGGPPSNEIAFLQLVLPAIFKLCGLRRSLIPIVKARLAEEVRGQKDWTQFIYAHLSYSGDELVVKPIALKHRLQDMAEANSVFMIPEGVEVIEAGSIVDAQLLRPQTLAPLL
- a CDS encoding methylase, whose product is MSTELWVAIPDSTLIECVDLREKTEKAGYIARACAIHRVTRIYIYHDQKEKARKDQRLLSILLQYIETPQYLRRHLFPKMPELAYAGVLPPLRTPSHQVKTDLSEVKEGDVREGYCYRRAGAYYVDVGLAKPARLLDAEANLGRVLVKIEDVEPELTCRLVDRSAVKGYWGFAVKQTEELSKLVKSLKPVLVIATAKEGQPIEENWKKLHTLLHSNERCLILFGSPRSGLQEILQEEGTSLENVANITLNFVPEQGTATVRTEEALYIVLGIVNLLLHLPKE
- a CDS encoding double-stranded DNA-binding protein; translated protein: MSAEETPLEDKDLELIRARKMLELRKKLLKQSEEEKKADPRRILISRLIDRGLDVLEAAERAYPEETKIVVKRLAELIEQGYIQGYIRGGELLSLFRALGLHISVETTISVLEDGRLIPLAEKFRRKD
- a CDS encoding RtcB family protein — its product is MSQSRFPIKRISAVEHRIEAGFKPGMKVPVTIYASDELLAKMLTDRTIDQAVNVTHLPYLYKHVVVLPDGHEGYGFPIGGVAASDAEKGVVSPGGVGYDINCGVRLIRTNLTVDDVRPRLKELLQTIYRMVPSGLGSQAIIKLTSSELDLVLTEGVKWAISKGYGWDQDREMCEEQGVMKGADPAAVSNIAKSRGAPQLGSLGSGNHFLEVQKVDKIFDKEAAAKYGITQENQIMVLVHTGSRGLGHQVCSDYLKIIEAASKKYGIDLPDRELACAPMYSKEAENYMKAMAAALNFAWSNRQMITHWVREAFRKVFKISEEDLGMRLVYDVAHNIAKYEYHNIDGSMKKVVVHRKGATRAFPAGSDAIPQQYRDVGQPVLIPGSMGTSSWVLKGTEKAMELSFGSTAHGAGRMLSRAAAVKAYTAEKIRRELESKGVLIEAASWRGVAEEAPAAYKNVDEVAEVSHAVGIATKVARLVPLGVVKG